The following coding sequences are from one Streptomyces sp. NBC_00536 window:
- a CDS encoding tetratricopeptide repeat protein, translated as MNTPTNTSATPTAHAPAAYYEQGTAAERWTRAGLFFDAKEYVPAARVLETLTAEAPEQLAPRLLLARAYYHSARLAHAERELRAVLERWPVEDYARLLLGRTLQRRGRPTEAAPHLRLAAAMSGDLPQH; from the coding sequence ATGAACACACCGACGAACACCTCCGCGACCCCCACCGCCCACGCCCCCGCCGCGTACTACGAGCAGGGCACGGCCGCCGAGCGCTGGACGCGCGCCGGACTGTTCTTCGACGCCAAGGAGTACGTCCCGGCCGCCCGTGTGCTGGAGACGCTGACCGCCGAGGCCCCCGAGCAGCTGGCTCCCCGGCTGCTGCTGGCCCGCGCCTACTACCACTCCGCCCGCCTCGCGCACGCCGAACGCGAGCTGCGCGCCGTGCTGGAACGCTGGCCGGTGGAGGACTACGCCCGACTGCTCCTCGGCCGCACCCTGCAACGCCGGGGCCGCCCCACCGAAGCCGCCCCCCACCTCCGCCTGGCCGCCGCCATGTCCGGC
- a CDS encoding pirin family protein produces MSNLERQPALSACGGRGFVVAEPVRELLSPRRVTLGTGTEVRRLLPNLGRRMVGAWCFVDHYGPDDIADEPGMQVAPHPHQGLQTVSWLHQGEVLHRDSVGSLQTVGVRELGLMTSGHGISHSEESPRPHARFLHGAQLWVALPDAHRGVAPHFEHHGELPHVTAPGLTATVIMGTLDTATSPGTTYSPLVGADISLAAGAGARLPLEPDFEYAVLSMSGEAVVDGVPVLPGSMLYLGCGRTELPLRAASDASLMLLGGEPFEEEILMWWNFVARTNEEIQQARSEWMGGTRYGEVKGYDGPPIPAPELPPVPLKPRGRVR; encoded by the coding sequence ATGAGCAATCTCGAACGCCAGCCCGCCCTGTCCGCATGCGGCGGGCGCGGCTTCGTCGTCGCCGAACCGGTCCGTGAACTCCTCAGCCCGCGCCGGGTCACCCTCGGCACCGGCACCGAGGTGCGCAGGCTGCTGCCGAACCTGGGCCGCCGGATGGTCGGCGCCTGGTGCTTCGTCGACCACTACGGGCCGGACGACATCGCCGACGAGCCCGGGATGCAGGTGGCCCCGCACCCCCACCAGGGGCTGCAGACGGTCAGCTGGCTGCACCAGGGCGAGGTCCTGCACCGCGACAGCGTGGGCAGCCTGCAGACCGTCGGGGTCCGTGAGCTGGGCCTGATGACCTCGGGGCACGGAATCAGCCACTCCGAGGAGAGCCCCCGCCCGCACGCCCGCTTCCTGCACGGCGCCCAGCTCTGGGTGGCGCTGCCGGACGCGCACCGCGGTGTGGCTCCGCACTTCGAGCACCACGGCGAGCTGCCGCACGTCACCGCCCCGGGGCTGACCGCCACGGTGATCATGGGCACCCTCGACACCGCGACCTCGCCCGGGACGACGTACAGCCCCCTCGTGGGCGCCGACATCAGCCTCGCGGCCGGGGCCGGGGCGCGGCTGCCGCTGGAGCCCGACTTCGAGTACGCGGTCCTGTCGATGTCCGGCGAGGCCGTGGTGGACGGCGTACCGGTGCTGCCCGGATCGATGCTGTACCTGGGCTGCGGGCGCACCGAACTCCCGCTGCGGGCCGCCTCGGACGCGAGCCTGATGCTGCTGGGCGGCGAGCCGTTCGAGGAGGAGATCCTCATGTGGTGGAACTTCGTGGCCCGCACCAACGAGGAGATCCAGCAGGCCCGTTCGGAGTGGATGGGCGGCACCCGCTACGGCGAGGTGAAGGGCTACGACGGCCCGCCGATCCCGGCGCCGGAACTCCCCCCGGTCCCGCTCAAGCCCCGGGGCCGCGTCCGCTGA